GGACAGAAGTCTCACTTTCTGGTGGTTTGTGGGGTCTCCGCAGTCGGACCCCCACAGGTCTAATATGTAATATCACTACCTTTCCTCTGTATTAGATCACACTTCTGATTACTGGAATACCTCTGTAATTTATTTCCGTTTAgagaataataatctttttttttttttttttcttatgtattAGGAGAAGTGCTCTTATCTGTGTGTTTTTAATAAATTCTTTTTAATTTCCTTTTAGGTGTAAGCTTTATTCTCCTCTCGGGCTGCCTTGTATCTGTCCATAGTCCACGTGTAAGTGAGTCTGGCTCCGTATGCCCTTCAGTGTCTGTAAATACTGATGTATATATTATGGTTTTGCTCGCTCCTGGATTTGCACTGAACTTGGAGAGCAGCGATGTGTCCAGATGGCACACCATGAAGGATTGGCTGGATCGTTCATCGTCTCTTCCGTATCTGACATCATCAGAGAATATAATGGATCTCGACACTGGAAAAACTTTCTTTTACCATCTTCTATATGATAAGACTGTAATGGGTATGTGGACTTTTGCAACCATTTTGTCTTTATTGATCCAATACATTAACAGTTAAAAAATAAAGCAACTTTGCAAATAGTCTTGATTAAAAAAATAttgtacatattttttttatttttttttgtatgcagAGCTATGTGTCTCACAAATCCAGTGTGTAGTCTCATCTTGCTGTCTCCATTTCTTACCAGTTTAGAAGGCGTGGAGTAAAGCAAGACTGCAGGATCAAACTACACAGTGTTTGCTTGTACCCTTtaaccatggagacacacaggTCTGCactggagctgtatacacaaaacggtacAATATTTAACATTCAGAACATTTACAAAGCTACTACATTTCTAATGTTGGATTCTGAGGGGCGATAAGAGCGGTTACAGAGGTTTATACGTCGGCTCATTTGAGTATATTACATAGGACAGGATCAGTGGGTTTACATAGGTTCATTGTGCACCACTAACACGTCTGCAGTGTTTTGTATAGAAATGTATATTGCATCTTTTGTACCGTTGTATAATTCTAATTAAAATGGATTATCTGTAATGTCAAACGTCTTTTGTGTCGTCACGTTTATTCCAGAACAGGAGGCCAAAAACGACAAAAGGGAAACCAGCAACGATCTTTTGGTTCCTGTTCATCACCCCATGAGGGGTAATGTTGGGGGGAGTATTACCTAAGTAAGGTGCCAGTCACGTCCGCAATTTGCCATTGTGACTGCCTCGATTTTTCAATATGAGCGTCTGAACCTGGCTGTAGAAGACCACCAAGCAGCAGAAATTGATAGATGACAAGCTCTTACAGTCCCATAAAGAAACTTGCCCTATTTCCACAGCAAAGCAGAACAGCCGGATTCTCAATTAATTTTTAGGATTTGACCCTTTTAAATATCCTCAGGTCACTGTAGCTACAAATAGCCTAGTACTGATCACGCAGCACGGCATGTGCAACACTGATAGTTGCCTGGGGTCATTTTCATGGCCATTATCGATGTCTTGCAGTAGGAGCTAATGCTCTTTCTAGCTAGAGTGTCCCTGAAAATATTAGGAAAGGGTTGGTTCAGTCTGAAGTAAAAGGGGTCTTTCCATTTTTGTACACATCCTCTAGGGTACTACCTCACTTTATGATCCACGGAGGTCCAACATCTGGGACCCGAACTGATACTGAAAAAGAAGGGACTGCAACATTGTTCAAAAACTGTAGTGAATGTTTTGctgtagttattattatttatttatatagcaccattaattccatggtgctgtacatgagaaaggggttacatacagggttataaatatagttaacagtaaacaaatttacaatgattgACTGGTACAGAGGTGAGAGGACCCTGTCCCTTACTTACATtattcgggataatggggaagagacaggcggtcggtgtgcggcagctctggtggtggtgaggcagcaactctggtggtggtgaggcgacagctctggcggtggtgaggcggcagctctggcggtggtgaggcggcagctctggtggtggtgaggcggcagctctggtggtggtgaggcggcagctctggtggtggtgaggcggcagctctggtggtggtgaggcggcagctctggtggtggtgaggcggcagctctgggggtggtgaggcggcagctctggcggtggtgaggcggcagctctggcggtggtgaggcggcagctctggcggtggtgaggcggcagctctggcgatggtgaggcggcagctctggcggtggtgagacggcaactcgggtggtggtgaggcggcaactcgggtggtggtgaggcggcagctctggtggtggtgaggcggcagctctggtggtggtgaggcgacagctctggtggtggtgaggcggcagctctggtggtggtgaggcggcagctctggtggtggtgaggcagcagctctggcggtggtgaggcagcagctcgggtggttggtgggggggcagaatggttattgcaggctgtaggctttcctgaagagatgtgttttcaggttccgtctgaaggatctgacggTGATGGATAATCGGacctgttgaggcgtggaattccagaggatgggggatattcgggacatATCttgggaggcggttgtgtgaggaacgaataagtgtggaggagagtaggaggtcttgggaggatcggagattacgtgacggaagatatcgggagattagttcagagatatagggaggggacaggttgtggatggctttgtagattagtgttagtagtttgaactggatttgttggggaattgggagccagtggagggatttgcagaggggagaagcaggggagtagcgaggagagaggtggattagccgggcagcagagttgaggacagactggagcggtgcaagagagttagcggggaggccacagaggaggatgttgcagtaatcgaggcgggagatgatgagggcatacatAGTTCTCATACAATAGGTTGTCGGGAACGCCACTGCGCAAAGAAAAACGGTAAAACAGATCAGGAGCTAGAACATTACTGTGGTCACCTTATTCTCAGGTCAGACCACCACCGAATTGGAGAGGTAAGGCATATTTATCTGATCGCTGCTGTTTGTACCAGTCTTATGTTTTATTGAATGCTATCAATCTGTTGGATTACACAGGGTGCAGATAGACTGACGTATTTCTCGTGTAGTGACCTCATCACAGTACACGGACTGACAGTCGGCTCTTCTGACCTGAGTGTGAcagcgtgatgtatttctatgtcgctgtcatgctcaggtcaggagagcagacggtcagtccgaggattgcgattcGAGAAATACGGCCATCTGTCTGTGCCATTATCTTCATATTCGGTAAAATGGTGGCGGCGCATGTGCAGGTTGGTAAATCATTGAGCCATGATCTCAGTCTGCTCATGCACCAACACTGGCACCATTTTACGTCTGCACACAGATTGATCTGCGCAAGTGCCGCCTGTGGCTAGGATGGTGCCAACTAGGAATtttaaacaatatgtagatacttacACCAGAGGCAACTGAGGGGTCCTGGCTGAGAAAAAGACCCTACCCACAGGCCCACCCTGATGCACAAACGGCTAATTACACCAAGACTTCTAATGGTGATTAATGAATAACGAGGATTCGGACTTCTACAGGGAAGGAACCTATGAAATCCGCAGCACCGCGCCTCGATGCCTGATCCTGATTACCGGTTCTCTAAGGCACTGATCGTAAGCCGAGAGCTCGAAAATGTTTGGATATTGAAACACAAAAGTCTATTAGAAACTTGCAGAACTTTTTATTATATCTGATTATGAAGCCATTTAATTACACAAATATCTTAGTTATTACATATCACACAGGAGCGTAATAACCGCAGCTGTGTAACAATATGAGGAAATGATATCTAGGCAGAGCTGGAACGTAGAGCGGCACAAGCTCCAACTGTCTAAGAAGTAAAGGAGGCAAAATATGGAGAAACAAGGCCTTCATTAATTCTCTCTACATTGTCCCGGTATTAAAGAGAAGCTGTCAGGCGATTAATGCTGCCTCAACCAGAGATGCCATGAATCTGAGCCAGATACATTATTCTCGGAAATGCtccggtgtttcagagaaaatacaGGTTTGAATCTCTTTTCAGCGCCACTCTAGGTGATTGACAGACCTAACCCTATTGACACGTGATAGAGACCTGTCCATTACTAGAGTGTCGCTGGGCAGAGTCAGCCGGAGATCAGACTAGTCCGGCTCTGCCCTGGCCGGCTCTTCCTAGCGCtgctctaggtgattgacaggtctcttccatgTGTAAATGGAATCTTCACATTTAGACTTTCTTTGAAACACTATTTTTGCAAAGTGCTGCTTTGCATAACGCTTTTTTCAGGGCTTTAAGTAACTACACATTATCACAGTGCATGTTACAGCACAGGATCATCATGACACTGATCCATCCCagacagaaaaataaaatgtaCACTTCACCGCTGACCTTGGTGTTTAAAATCTAAAACTGAAAAAGTAATAGATCCTGTCTAAAGAGACTCGGAGCTTAGACACATGGCCCAAAACAAAAATACCTCCCATCCTTTCGTGGATATTTGCTGGCAATGAAATGCAATTTGCTGGGTGGATTATATCCAGAAGTAGAGCCACCTTCACCAGCTGCAGATGAGGGGATGGACTGTATGTAGCTACAGCAGTAATATTGTAACACACAGCCTCAACTACAGACTTTTTAGGTACATTAAATCATTATCGTAACGGTGACACAGAAAATGCAATCTGCACGCCTACCTAAATTTTCAGATTCCCTATTATACAATTTACAGCCTGATCCAAGTTTTAGATTTGATGTCTTATGGgagtgcctctcccagtaatataggctggatgtgaggtctgtgtgcctctcccagaaatataggctggatgtgaggtctgtgtgcctctcccagtaatataggctggatgtgagatctgggtctctcccagtaatacaggctggatgtgagatctgggtctctcccagtaatacaggctggatgtgatgaaacaaaaagaaaaaagtgagctgcacagctGCAGAATCCAAAAAGACGCTAAATGGAGACTTTCAGTCATTGGTAATCCAATACATAGACGGAGGTGCTCGCGTGAAAATGAGAGATCAAGTCATAACAAATCATAGaacaaacgcggcagcactcaccggtcctgtagtcagaagttcctttattcaaatgtgtagaaaaaacatcttcacggctcagggaaacagggcagtgagaggagctcaacggccgtttcgcacttgaaacagcgcttctacgggacccgtagaagcgctgtttcaagcgcaaaacggccgtcgtctccttctgcacactcctctcactgccctgtttccctgagccgtgaagatgttttttctactcatttgaataaaggaacttctgactacaggaccggtgagtgctgccgcgtttgttctatgatttccataggctgtatgtgaggtctgtgtatGTGCCCCAGAAATATAGACTTTCCTTACGTGTTGGATGTTTTGTgtcgtcattatgatttaaaaagagaaaacccagtagattgataataaatggcttcacccaaccactaaccatgagtggaggaaaagtttggtgttatcattcatatgctctgaaaaaaaggccaagaaagcaaaaattctgccggggtatgtaaacttttgagcacaactgtatatatacacaaaataaaaaatataaaagttgtgtCAATAGTTTCCAGTCTCCCCTAAATGTAACATTTGGAATCTCGCTGCGTGCCATCTTGTCCGAACTAATAAAATATCATACTATTTACCCCATAAGGTGAACAAGaaaacccacaaaaaaaaaattgaaaatactaTTTTGCGTTCACTTTTCAATAACTAGAATTAGAGATCATAAATTCTTATAATAAAGACTGACCGAAGAATAAACGTTCTCGCTCCTGGGAGGTGGAGAAAAACAAGAAAGTGCAGCGTCGCCCACTGGGAATCTGTCCCCCGAGGGGCCGCAGGAGCCGGCTGCTCCCAATGTTCGCTACACGGGACAACAGATCATTGGATAAGAAGCAATTCCTGCCGCTGCTGATATAGAAACACATGAAAAAGAGACGACAATCGCTAAATCAAGAATTTAAATcctcaaccccccccccctttttaatTAGTAATTTGTgaagttttcattattttttttattgtctctcTACAATTCCAGATCAGGCCCCGGACAGACAATATcttttacagacacattggaaaaaCCATAATAAATCCTTCTGATGATACCGTGTGTGATCCGCAGCCACAGCCCAGAATTCTGATATGATGACATCAGCTGCAATCACTGTAAAAATCAAGATCATTACCGTCAAAATAAACTGAATTACCATAAGTTTCTTTAGCTTCAAGAATATCACGGTCaccttattttttgttttgtttttttactgacaGGGCAAAAAAGTTCCTTATATTTTATGGACTGTCCTGAAATTTCTGGACGGTTGTGAACCTTGGCGAGGAGACTGTGCCCTACAAAAGACTGAGTCACACAAGTTACACAACGCCCATCACATGATGAACTTCTGTCAAAACAACTCGCCCGTCCATCCAGGCTTCCGTAGTTACTGGGCACATGGGTGTACAAAGATGGCCGATAGTCCCGCCTTCTTCTGATTGACAGCTTGTGCAGCCAATGAGTGGTCCGCGCTGGGAGGAAGCTTGCGGTCTCCAGGGTAACGGAGAGGAAGTGACGTGATTTCCGGATGTCTGGCGCTACAGGCGGGTTCAGGTGAGCAGTATCGGGTGTAGTCGTGTGATATCGGGATATTACAGGGTGAGGGGATTATTGGGGGTCCGGAGAGGTGATAACACCCCGGGAATGCGCCCTGTGTGGGGTGGGGCCTCATGTTATGGCAGACCGCCGGCTGGGGGTGATCTCTGTGCAGGCAATGATGAGGGTTGTATCCTGACAGCAGACCGCTGACTCCTGTAACTTCACCATAGACTTTGTGACAATCTCCTcagtccctctgcttgctgtcagtgaatgggacaCATGTAAACTGCACagctctcacagctgagggttcggTACTGTTGTCTCCAGTCTGGATAAACCTTCATTTACATGAATTATTAAAGATCTCTCCGGCCATAATCGGTGTCCGGCCCCAGTAATGGCCGATAATGGCTCCTTCTTCCATTCACTGACTTCTATCCGCCTCCTCCAGAGAAGCATTTGCCGACATTAGTAAATGTTCTGCCCTGATAATGGGGGGGACGTTCAGGGCGGCCGCCGGGATCGCAGGAGACCGTCATGTTCTATCCGTTACTGGACAATTGCAACATAAAGCACAAACTGTCCAATAAGTATAATTATATTtgtaatatattatatatttataatatttataattATTATAGAAGTataattataataaataatattaataagagCCGGGaataaagtgaaaagtaaaaatactttaaaaaaaataaatataagtcTGAATTGCCTAATCTACCCCATTTTtccaaatatatattttattttttttttaaaaaaacattagtTTGATTTACCGCATTTTTCCAATTAAAAAATAACACCACGTATTCAGTCCTGCGCCTGCTGTAAAAGTCCCATCTGTGAAAATATAAAGTTATTTAACCCATTAGGTGAATATCCTAAAAAGAAGATAAAATAACGAAACACCAGAATTGGCATATTTGAAacaaattgcaataaaaattgATCTAACATCAAATGCAGAAACTGaaccaataaaaacttcagctcgtCACAGAAAAATAAAGGAAAATAACCAAAAGTGCGAGGCTTAGAAAAGGCCGGCacaaaccacatttatttttttcttttacaaagtttttataacttttttttttattttttttggcccCAAAATCTTAAAAAAACAAACCCCTGGTATTGCCGTCGTTGTAATGACCTGAAGGATCCTGCTGCCATGTTGTGTTGACCACACAATGAATGCTgggaaaacaaacccccccaaaaaaacaatctcggaataattttttctttccaggATTTCTCCACAGTGGGAATTTTTTTCACGCCTTTTGGCACATTATGGTGTAAATTGAATGACGTCATTCAAAACTGCGACTCGTGAGTGTCTGTGTGACGAAGGgagaaagaaataaataaaaatgtaaatgttcCACGTGCTGAAGGGATTGAGACAGACAGACGTAGCCGGACGCTGCGTGTCAGTGAATAGAAGCCAGTAAATGGATGAGCTGCAGGCAGAATATTACACGGTATCGGGGGAGGAAATGGTGCACGGGGAAAGTGACGTCTTGACATTGCGGAGCCTAGGAAGCTGCCGGGCTCAGCAGCAGAGGTCTGCACCacaatttgttctttttttttctcaccccTTTTGCATGCTTTACTTTTGTTTTGCACCCAGGGGGGTTCATTTCTCCCAATCGTTGTCCTCAGTGCTTCTCACCTAGCACCAAAAATTGGCTCTATGGAAATCATTCTTCAGTATTTAGGGGTTATTTCGACTCTGGGTGGTAAAATGTAAAGATGTGGCCCCAACTGGACAACCCCTGCTTATAAGGAAGCCTCCGACAAGCCACATAATCCGTCAGCAGGAGCCACCAGTGATCGGAGGAAGCTGGAGGCTCCAAATATTTAACTCCTGGATCCATGACTGCGCTGTCCAGCCCCTCTCTGGCCGGCATAGGGGGTGACGTCTCTTCACTTTCCATTGGGACATAGATTCCGTAATGTCTCTACCCGTGATCACCTTTTCTTTGCAGCGATGTCTGCCGTTCTCTTCTGCTTCCTTTATCATGTTGTTTCTTTTCTTTACTTCCAGACGGTTTTTACTTCTTTGGAAACTACCGCCATGGAGTTCCCAGACCTGGGGAAGCATTGTTCAGAGCCGACCTGCAAGCAGCTGGGTAAGCTGAAAATCGGAGACGGGGACCATGGAATAGAAGTAATAATTGGACCTGATCTATGTCTTTTCATCCCGCAGACTTTCTACCTCTCAAATGTGACGCCTGTGAGCAAATCTTCTGCAAAGACCACGTAACGTACGCCCTCCATAACTGCAGCTCAGCGTACAAGAAGGTATCAAGACGGGATAATCCACCCTGTAGATCATGGACGTCTCCCGTGTGGTCGTTTTATCACCTCTGCTGTCTTTCAGGACGTGCAGGTCCCGGTTTGCCCCTTGTGTAACATCCCAATCCCAGTGAAAAGAGGTCAGACTCCGGACATCGTGGTTGGGGAACACATTGATCGTGACTGCAAGTCCGACCCAGCTCAGCAGAAACGCAAGGTGAGGAGAAGATGGATCTCTGCAGGAAGGAGAAATGTTCATGATCAGTTGGGGGTCCTCCCTTAGGATGGGCCCACCACTCCCTAGTGCGTTAAATGGGACTGTGCTGCAATACCAGAAATGACCTGCTGACTAGAGTGGCGCTGCCTGCTGGAATCCCCAGCTCCTGTTCCGATCGTCATCACTGTGGCGTCATGCACACATGACTCTGCGGCCTGCTAATCTGAACAGACGCATAGGATGCCGACAGGTAGGGGCTGTTCTGAGGGCCCCCGTCTGGCAGCCACGGACTACCGACGTGGCCTcgggaccagggtcctgcaaagcGATTCTCATATGTCGAGATTTATCCCTTGCATAACATAGTCGACAGCCTTCTTGTCCTTCTTCATGATTACATCCATGACCGGAGACTTCTCTGTCCATATTCAGATATTCACTAATAAATGCGGGAAGCCGGGCTGTCGGCAGAAAGAGCTGATGAAAGTGATCTGTGAAGACTGCCATGGGAACTTCTGCCTCAAGCACAGACATCCGCTGGACCATGAGTGCAAAGGCCAAAGCGCCCCCATCTCCCGGGCAGGGTGAGTCCATACTGGGCTGAATGTGCATGCACAGAAATGTATTGTGAGGCTCGAAGAAGCCGTCTGTCCATCTGTGAAACGAGATTCCTTCATATTAGTGGTCTAAgcattaggactagtgatgagtgaacgtgctcggataaggtgttatctgagcatgctcgggtgctaacacagTTTCCTTCCTAATACTATgtacgagtccccgcagctgcatgtctcacagctgtcctaacaaacaggcaattcctgcatttgttgcagctgtcgaacagccgggaAACATGCAGTTGTGGCATCTAACATTTTAtgtgagcacgccgaagtcactcccttagcacccgagcatgcccagataacaccttatccaagcacgctcgctcatcactaattaggaccTGTGTCTCCATGCACTAAATCCAAGAAGATGCCTGACTTAATCCTAGGAAAGTATGGAGTCTGGTGGAAAAGATTAATAACTTTCTTTACTGTCCATCGAGGGTACCTATCATCTCCGGCATATcattcatgtgaccactgcaggcaatcacAGGCCTGACTCGCTGCTGGTGACTTACTACAGTGATCACTTGAATGATGTCGATACTTTATGAATGCAGAAAGCAAGTCGATGCTGCCTAGGACAACTGAGGCG
The nucleotide sequence above comes from Ranitomeya imitator isolate aRanImi1 chromosome 7, aRanImi1.pri, whole genome shotgun sequence. Encoded proteins:
- the ZFAND2B gene encoding AN1-type zinc finger protein 2B isoform X2, with product MEFPDLGKHCSEPTCKQLDFLPLKCDACEQIFCKDHVTYALHNCSSAYKKDVQVPVCPLCNIPIPVKRGQTPDIVVGEHIDRDCKSDPAQQKRKIFTNKCGKPGCRQKELMKVICEDCHGNFCLKHRHPLDHECKGQSAPISRAGHAALLRSQASSSKAPASSSHTVARPAPQPQHSRASIPSPNPPAAAALQNGLTEEEALQRALEMSLAESAQNATPQHSSQEEEDLALARALSASEEEYRRQQQQARSDRHT
- the ZFAND2B gene encoding AN1-type zinc finger protein 2B isoform X4, translated to MEFPDLGKHCSEPTCKQLDFLPLKCDACEQIFCKDHVTYALHNCSSAYKKDVQVPVCPLCNIPIPVKRGQTPDIVVGEHIDRDCKSDPAQQKRKIFTNKCGKPGCRQKELMKVICEDCHGNFCLKHRHPLDHECKGQSAPISRAG
- the ZFAND2B gene encoding AN1-type zinc finger protein 2B isoform X3, which codes for MEFPDLGKHCSEPTCKQLDFLPLKCDACEQIFCKDHVTYALHNCSSAYKKDVQVPVCPLCNIPIPVKRGQTPDIVVGEHIDRDCKSDPAQQKRKIFTNKCGKPGCRQKELMKVICEDCHGNFCLKHRHPLDHECKGQSAPISRAGASIPSPNPPAAAALQNGLTEEEALQRALEMSLAESAQNATPQHSSQEEEDLALARALSASEEEYRRQQQQAGQTSRNAKQSTCNMC
- the ZFAND2B gene encoding AN1-type zinc finger protein 2B isoform X1, giving the protein MEFPDLGKHCSEPTCKQLDFLPLKCDACEQIFCKDHVTYALHNCSSAYKKDVQVPVCPLCNIPIPVKRGQTPDIVVGEHIDRDCKSDPAQQKRKIFTNKCGKPGCRQKELMKVICEDCHGNFCLKHRHPLDHECKGQSAPISRAGHAALLRSQASSSKAPASSSHTVARPAPQPQHSRASIPSPNPPAAAALQNGLTEEEALQRALEMSLAESAQNATPQHSSQEEEDLALARALSASEEEYRRQQQQAGQTSRNAKQSTCNMC